Proteins co-encoded in one Flavobacteriaceae bacterium MAR_2009_75 genomic window:
- a CDS encoding glucosamine--fructose-6-phosphate aminotransferase (isomerizing), producing MCGIVGYIGHREAYPIIIKGLRRLEYRGYDSAGIALYDGNEINLSKTKGKVEDLKNKADNDISTSGTLGMGHTRWATHGVPNDVNSHPHYSNSGDLVIIHNGIIENYESIKKELIKRGYTFVSDTDTEVLVNLIEEVKKQEDVKLGKAVQIALNEVVGAYAIAVFDKKKPDEIVVAKLGSPLAIGVGENEFFIASDASPFIEYTNNAVYLADEEMAIIRLGKEIKLRKVKDDAIAYPNILELKMNIEQIEKGGYDHFMLKEIYEQPRAILDTYRGRLRANQGIIKMAGIDDNLEKFLNANRIIIVACGTSWHAGLVAEYIFEDLVRVPVEVEYASEFRYRNPVITDKDVLIAISQSGETADTLAAIKLAKEKGAFVFGVCNVVGSSIARETDAGAYTHAGPEIGVASTKAFTTQITVLTLIALKLAKEKGELSESKFHEFLTELEAIPSKVEKALESNPLVEIISNVYKDSTNCLYLGRGYNFPVALEGALKLKEISYIHAEGYPAAEMKHGPIALIDDQMPVFVIATKKGHYEKVVSNIQEIKSRKGKIIAIVTEGDEQVTELADHVIEVPETFESLTPLLTTIPLQLLSYHIAVMRGCNVDQPRNLAKSVTVE from the coding sequence ATGTGTGGAATAGTAGGTTATATTGGTCATAGGGAGGCTTATCCCATTATAATAAAGGGGTTAAGAAGATTAGAATACCGTGGCTATGACAGTGCCGGTATCGCTCTTTACGATGGTAATGAGATTAATCTTTCTAAAACCAAAGGAAAGGTTGAAGATCTTAAGAATAAAGCTGACAATGACATTTCTACTAGTGGAACTTTAGGTATGGGGCATACTCGTTGGGCAACGCACGGTGTGCCGAACGATGTCAACTCACACCCGCATTACTCGAACTCAGGTGATTTGGTGATTATTCATAATGGTATAATCGAGAATTACGAGTCTATTAAAAAAGAGCTCATAAAAAGGGGATATACTTTTGTGTCCGATACCGATACAGAAGTGTTGGTGAATTTAATAGAGGAGGTAAAAAAGCAAGAAGATGTTAAATTAGGAAAGGCAGTTCAAATTGCCTTGAACGAAGTGGTTGGCGCTTATGCGATTGCAGTTTTTGATAAGAAGAAGCCAGATGAAATTGTTGTTGCAAAATTAGGAAGTCCATTGGCAATCGGGGTAGGCGAAAACGAATTCTTTATCGCTTCCGATGCATCTCCATTCATAGAATACACGAATAATGCAGTTTATTTGGCCGATGAAGAAATGGCCATTATTAGATTGGGGAAAGAAATAAAATTACGCAAGGTGAAAGATGATGCCATTGCGTACCCGAATATTCTCGAACTTAAGATGAATATTGAACAAATCGAGAAAGGTGGATACGACCATTTTATGCTCAAGGAGATTTACGAGCAACCACGAGCTATTTTAGACACTTATCGCGGTAGGTTGCGTGCTAATCAGGGTATTATTAAAATGGCTGGTATAGACGATAACCTAGAAAAGTTTTTGAATGCTAATCGTATAATTATAGTTGCCTGTGGTACATCTTGGCATGCAGGTTTAGTAGCGGAATATATTTTTGAAGATTTGGTGCGTGTGCCCGTAGAGGTGGAGTACGCTTCTGAATTCCGGTATAGAAATCCTGTCATTACCGATAAAGATGTGCTCATTGCTATTTCTCAGTCCGGTGAAACTGCCGATACTTTGGCCGCTATTAAGTTGGCTAAAGAGAAAGGTGCTTTCGTTTTTGGAGTCTGTAACGTCGTCGGCTCATCAATTGCAAGAGAGACGGATGCGGGAGCTTATACCCATGCTGGTCCAGAGATAGGGGTGGCATCTACTAAAGCCTTTACTACCCAAATAACTGTACTAACATTAATTGCACTAAAATTAGCTAAGGAGAAAGGAGAGTTGTCCGAGTCGAAATTCCACGAGTTTTTAACGGAGTTGGAGGCTATTCCTTCCAAAGTCGAAAAGGCCTTGGAGTCTAATCCTTTAGTTGAGATTATTTCCAATGTCTATAAGGACTCTACAAATTGTCTTTATTTAGGTCGGGGATATAATTTCCCCGTAGCCTTAGAGGGAGCTCTTAAATTAAAAGAAATTAGTTACATACATGCAGAAGGATATCCGGCTGCAGAAATGAAGCATGGGCCTATCGCTTTGATTGATGATCAGATGCCAGTTTTTGTTATAGCTACAAAAAAAGGGCATTACGAGAAAGTGGTAAGTAATATTCAAGAGATTAAATCTAGAAAAGGTAAAATTATTGCAATTGTTACAGAAGGGGATGAACAGGTTACCGAGCTTGCCGACCACGTGATCGAAGTGCCGGAAACCTTTGAAAGTCTTACGCCTTTGCTGACGACCATACCATTACAGTTGTTATCGTACCATATTGCCGTAATGAGAGGTTGTAATGTAGATCAACCCCGAAACCTAGCAAAATCGGTAACCGTAGAATAA
- a CDS encoding starch synthase: MNGKKILFVSSELVPYLPENEVSLMSYETPRMVNSNGGQIRIFMPRYGNINERRHQLHEVIRLSGMNLVINDMDMPLIIKVASIPRERIQVYFIDNDEYFKRKATFTDTDGNLFPDNDQRAIFFAKGVVETVKKLNWTPDIIHVHGWMASLLPLYLKKYYSDEPLFDTSKIVTSVYGKSFDGELDQDMIKKIAFDGIPEDSIAALKTPSYNNLLKVAVDHSDAVILAAEEIPEDLQNHISNLEKPVLPYVSLQEFEEAYANFYNTEVLK; encoded by the coding sequence ATGAATGGTAAAAAGATATTGTTCGTTTCGTCGGAATTGGTACCCTACCTTCCGGAGAACGAAGTTTCCTTAATGTCTTACGAAACTCCGAGAATGGTGAACAGTAATGGCGGCCAAATTCGGATTTTTATGCCAAGATATGGCAATATCAACGAGCGTAGACATCAATTGCATGAGGTTATTCGGTTGTCGGGTATGAACTTGGTCATTAATGATATGGATATGCCTTTGATCATCAAGGTAGCATCTATACCTAGAGAGCGTATACAGGTATACTTTATCGATAATGACGAGTATTTCAAGAGAAAAGCTACTTTCACCGATACTGATGGTAATCTTTTTCCTGATAACGATCAGAGAGCAATTTTTTTTGCCAAAGGAGTCGTTGAGACTGTTAAAAAATTAAACTGGACACCCGACATTATTCATGTTCATGGGTGGATGGCCTCTTTATTGCCATTGTACCTCAAGAAATATTATTCAGATGAGCCTTTGTTCGATACTAGTAAAATAGTGACCTCGGTTTATGGTAAGTCGTTCGATGGTGAACTGGATCAAGATATGATCAAGAAGATTGCTTTCGATGGTATTCCAGAAGATAGTATTGCCGCTCTTAAAACCCCTTCCTATAATAATTTGTTAAAAGTCGCTGTAGATCATTCCGATGCCGTTATTTTAGCCGCGGAAGAAATTCCAGAAGATTTACAGAACCATATTTCCAACCTTGAAAAACCTGTGTTGCCTTATGTTTCTTTGCAAGAATTCGAAGAAGCCTATGCTAATTTTTATAACACTGAAGTTTTAAAATAG
- a CDS encoding pantothenate synthetase codes for MPIVRTKEELAKQLKTSNYRKGIGLVPTMGALHKGHEFLVQKAVEQNDLVVVSIFVNPTQFDKQEDLEKYPKTLEADVSLIKKVDENIIVFAPSEQEVYGENISSKNYDFEGLDKVMEGSFRDDHFNGVGTIVEALFLLVKPDRAYFGEKDFQQLRIIQKLVEIERIPVEIVACPIVREPHGLAMSSRNERLSTEIRQKAAFIHETLKSAKKFFGTKSAYYVKEKVKESFDSHSEFDLEYIEITDVETLTPIKEKKEGQKYRAFIAVYAEGVRLIDNIALN; via the coding sequence ATGCCAATTGTACGTACAAAAGAAGAGCTTGCAAAGCAACTAAAAACATCTAACTATAGAAAGGGTATAGGCCTTGTACCTACAATGGGGGCACTACATAAGGGCCATGAATTTTTAGTGCAAAAAGCTGTTGAACAAAACGACCTTGTCGTAGTAAGTATTTTTGTCAATCCTACACAGTTCGACAAGCAAGAAGATCTAGAGAAATATCCTAAAACTCTAGAAGCAGACGTTTCTTTGATTAAGAAAGTAGATGAGAACATCATTGTTTTCGCTCCTTCGGAACAAGAGGTTTATGGAGAAAACATCTCATCAAAAAACTATGATTTCGAAGGGCTCGACAAGGTTATGGAAGGTTCTTTCAGAGATGACCACTTTAATGGGGTCGGCACAATCGTTGAAGCTCTATTTCTATTAGTGAAGCCCGATCGGGCCTATTTCGGTGAAAAAGATTTTCAACAACTGCGTATTATTCAAAAATTGGTTGAAATAGAACGAATACCGGTCGAAATAGTAGCCTGCCCAATTGTCAGAGAACCCCATGGGCTGGCCATGAGTTCTAGAAATGAAAGGTTATCTACCGAAATACGACAAAAGGCAGCCTTTATTCATGAAACACTGAAATCTGCCAAAAAGTTTTTTGGCACGAAAAGTGCATATTATGTAAAGGAAAAGGTGAAAGAAAGTTTTGATTCGCATTCTGAATTTGATTTGGAATATATTGAAATAACCGACGTTGAAACGCTAACACCTATAAAAGAAAAAAAGGAAGGTCAAAAATATAGGGCTTTTATTGCCGTTTATGCCGAAGGCGTTCGTCTTATAGATAACATTGCCCTTAACTGA
- a CDS encoding L-aspartate 1-decarboxylase: protein MQIEVVKSKIHRVKVTGADLNYIGSITIDEDLMDAANIIRGEKVQIVNNNNGERLETYAIPGPRNSGELTLNGAAARKVAVGDVLILITYGRMDIEEAKKFNPALVFPNEENNLLK from the coding sequence ATGCAAATAGAAGTTGTAAAATCGAAAATACATCGTGTAAAGGTTACAGGTGCCGATCTGAATTACATTGGCAGCATCACCATTGATGAAGATTTGATGGACGCCGCTAATATCATACGCGGTGAAAAGGTGCAAATAGTGAACAACAATAACGGAGAGCGGTTAGAAACTTATGCCATACCAGGCCCTAGAAATAGTGGCGAATTGACCCTTAACGGCGCTGCTGCCCGAAAGGTTGCCGTAGGTGACGTATTGATTTTGATTACCTATGGACGTATGGATATCGAAGAAGCAAAAAAATTCAACCCTGCGTTGGTATTTCCCAACGAAGAAAACAATTTGTTAAAGTAG
- a CDS encoding chondroitin AC lyase, translated as MKKLSNCLSLSLLLLFISPVIASETDLDIIKDRVLEKIMTPVGDYTIEGLITTLRDDGTWPGIDYTDVSREGFLHRVHADNLLKIAKAYQTKSSKLYKSASAKKSVELALNNWLKNDYICDNWWYNQIGIPNTMVQLMLVIGKDLPKDLVLKTQPIINRANINAQGARPGGDRVKIAGIEAKNMLFLNNHKHFKTVLKVIENEIKQVEWIGMNYGYGFRDGEGGFATRTAGGRGIQYDNSFHHRGDGVNNTLSYGLNYASAFIEWALYVVDTEYSFSNKKTEALIDYFLDGICKTAIFGKFPDPGAKNRSISRPGTLKPYSPEMAQELLKVSSHRKAELEEIVAIRQNKMNPTKSHATFFRHTEHFTFQRPEFFTSVRMYSTRTHNMEEPYNSEGLLNHYRGDGANHISVKGDEYFDIWPVYDFQKIPGTTVVQKDKMPAPKEVAKLGVTDFVGAVTDGRYGSVAFDFKSLADTLVARKSWFFFDDSYVCLGAGISSDKEKFSVFTTLNQSLLRSEVTVSQNTTTTKIGRGEKTFEDINWVFQDGIGYIFPKPTKVYIKNGTETGDWWRINKQVTSSKEKVSRDVFTIGLDHGLKPKNASYEYIVVPATSVKSMEQMNTDESISILSNSPYLQAVGQNDLGIYQIVFYKAGNIKITEGLELISHAPGILMIKLDGDKIKEITVADPNRELGKMHISVSNKINKSSDEFKATWNKHKQMSEIAIDMPQGVNAGESVNLSF; from the coding sequence ATGAAAAAACTCTCGAACTGCTTATCTCTAAGTTTATTATTACTATTCATTTCCCCAGTTATAGCAAGTGAAACCGATTTAGATATCATAAAAGATAGGGTACTTGAAAAGATAATGACTCCGGTGGGTGACTATACAATAGAAGGTCTTATAACAACCCTTAGAGATGACGGGACTTGGCCCGGCATCGACTACACAGATGTATCGCGAGAGGGTTTTCTTCATCGGGTACATGCAGATAACTTGCTAAAAATTGCCAAGGCTTACCAAACCAAGTCATCAAAACTCTATAAAAGTGCAAGTGCTAAAAAGTCGGTTGAACTTGCCTTAAACAATTGGCTGAAAAATGATTACATATGTGATAATTGGTGGTACAATCAGATAGGCATACCGAATACGATGGTACAATTGATGCTGGTCATAGGTAAAGATTTACCAAAAGATTTGGTATTAAAAACGCAGCCCATTATCAACAGGGCAAATATCAATGCTCAAGGAGCCAGGCCCGGTGGCGATCGAGTAAAAATAGCAGGCATAGAGGCTAAAAACATGCTGTTTCTTAATAATCACAAACATTTTAAGACTGTTCTTAAAGTAATTGAAAATGAAATCAAGCAAGTCGAATGGATCGGAATGAACTATGGTTATGGATTTCGTGATGGAGAAGGAGGCTTTGCCACTAGAACTGCCGGTGGTCGAGGCATTCAGTACGACAACAGTTTTCACCACCGAGGAGATGGTGTTAATAATACGCTTTCTTATGGGCTAAACTATGCCAGTGCTTTTATCGAATGGGCTCTGTACGTTGTCGATACGGAATACTCCTTTTCAAATAAAAAAACAGAAGCACTGATCGATTATTTTTTAGATGGAATCTGCAAGACCGCTATTTTTGGCAAATTTCCTGATCCAGGGGCAAAAAACCGAAGTATCAGTCGCCCGGGAACCCTAAAACCTTACAGCCCAGAAATGGCTCAAGAGTTATTAAAAGTATCGAGCCATAGAAAGGCAGAACTAGAGGAAATCGTTGCTATTCGACAGAATAAAATGAACCCGACGAAATCGCACGCCACGTTTTTTAGACATACCGAACACTTCACCTTTCAAAGGCCTGAGTTTTTCACTTCGGTACGAATGTACTCGACCCGAACCCACAATATGGAAGAACCATACAATAGCGAGGGATTACTGAACCACTACAGGGGCGATGGTGCCAACCATATATCTGTTAAAGGGGATGAATATTTTGACATTTGGCCTGTATATGATTTTCAGAAAATACCAGGAACAACAGTTGTTCAAAAAGATAAAATGCCAGCTCCGAAAGAGGTAGCAAAATTAGGGGTCACCGATTTTGTGGGGGCCGTAACCGATGGCCGATATGGCTCTGTTGCTTTTGATTTTAAGAGCCTAGCCGACACCTTGGTGGCCAGAAAATCGTGGTTCTTTTTTGATGATTCGTATGTATGCCTTGGTGCAGGTATCTCAAGTGACAAAGAAAAATTTTCGGTTTTTACCACTTTAAACCAATCACTTTTAAGAAGCGAAGTAACTGTCTCTCAGAATACCACTACAACAAAAATCGGTAGAGGAGAAAAAACATTTGAAGATATCAATTGGGTCTTTCAAGATGGTATTGGCTATATATTCCCCAAACCAACTAAGGTCTATATCAAAAACGGGACAGAAACCGGTGATTGGTGGAGAATCAACAAACAGGTAACCTCTTCGAAAGAGAAGGTTTCGCGAGACGTGTTTACCATCGGCCTTGACCATGGCCTAAAACCTAAAAATGCATCCTATGAATACATTGTAGTACCTGCAACCTCTGTAAAAAGCATGGAGCAAATGAACACCGATGAATCTATTTCAATACTATCGAACTCCCCTTACCTTCAAGCCGTGGGTCAGAACGACTTAGGTATTTACCAAATCGTCTTTTATAAAGCCGGTAATATAAAAATAACTGAAGGCCTAGAATTAATCTCACACGCACCAGGTATACTAATGATAAAATTAGACGGAGACAAAATCAAAGAAATTACGGTGGCGGATCCCAATAGAGAATTGGGTAAAATGCATATTTCAGTGTCTAACAAAATCAATAAAAGTTCCGATGAATTCAAGGCTACGTGGAATAAACATAAGCAAATGTCTGAAATAGCCATTGATATGCCCCAAGGTGTAAATGCCGGTGAAAGCGTCAACCTTTCATTTTAA
- a CDS encoding DNA repair protein RadA/Sms, translating to MAKTKTAFFCQNCGTQYAKWIGQCSACKEWNTVVEEVVQKEEKQNWKSSTGPNKKAARPLRINEISTDKELRLNTFDLEFNRVLGGGLVPGALVLIGGEPGVGKSTLLLQIALKLPYKTLYVSGEESQKQIKMRADRIHPNSENCFILTETKTQNIFRQIEATEPDIVVIDSIQTLHSDYIESAAGSISQIRECTAELIKFAKETNTPVILIGHITKDGSIAGPKILEHMVDTVLQFEGDRNYVYRILRSLKNRFGSTAELGIYEMQGGGLRQVNNPSEILISKNDEKLSGTAIASTIEGMRPLMIEIQALVSTAVYGTPQRSTTGYNAKRLNMLLAVLEKRAGFKLGAKDVFLNITGGISVDDPAIDLGVIAAILSSNEDINIEKGICFAAEVGLAGEIRPVQRVDQRILEAEKLGFSSIYVSKNNKIGLKDTKIDVRLAARIEDVVSDLFG from the coding sequence ATGGCCAAAACCAAAACAGCTTTTTTCTGCCAAAATTGTGGCACTCAGTACGCCAAATGGATAGGGCAATGTTCCGCTTGTAAAGAATGGAACACTGTCGTCGAAGAAGTAGTTCAAAAAGAAGAAAAGCAAAACTGGAAAAGCAGTACTGGACCGAATAAAAAAGCGGCAAGACCATTACGCATTAATGAAATCAGTACTGATAAAGAATTACGGCTTAACACCTTTGACCTTGAATTTAACCGTGTTTTAGGTGGCGGACTCGTTCCTGGCGCATTAGTACTGATCGGAGGCGAACCTGGAGTGGGCAAAAGCACCCTTCTGTTACAAATCGCCTTAAAGCTACCCTATAAGACCCTTTATGTTTCTGGGGAAGAAAGTCAAAAGCAAATTAAAATGCGTGCCGACCGCATTCACCCTAATAGCGAGAATTGCTTTATTCTTACGGAAACCAAGACCCAAAATATTTTTAGGCAAATCGAAGCTACAGAACCTGATATTGTGGTTATCGATTCGATTCAAACCCTTCATTCCGACTATATAGAATCTGCTGCGGGAAGCATTTCTCAAATTCGTGAATGTACCGCAGAACTCATCAAATTTGCCAAAGAGACGAACACCCCGGTAATTCTGATCGGACACATTACCAAAGATGGCTCTATTGCCGGCCCCAAGATTTTAGAACATATGGTCGATACCGTTTTACAGTTCGAAGGTGACCGCAACTATGTTTACCGTATTCTTAGATCACTAAAAAATCGATTTGGTTCTACGGCCGAACTTGGTATTTATGAAATGCAAGGCGGCGGATTACGTCAGGTAAACAACCCCTCTGAAATTCTCATATCAAAAAATGACGAAAAACTAAGCGGCACTGCCATAGCCTCGACCATAGAGGGTATGCGCCCTCTAATGATAGAAATTCAAGCGTTGGTGAGCACCGCGGTCTATGGTACACCCCAAAGATCGACCACTGGCTATAATGCGAAAAGACTTAATATGCTCTTGGCCGTTTTGGAAAAGCGGGCTGGCTTTAAATTAGGTGCAAAAGATGTGTTTTTGAATATTACTGGCGGTATTTCAGTTGATGACCCTGCAATAGACCTAGGGGTTATTGCGGCAATACTATCAAGCAATGAAGACATCAACATAGAAAAAGGCATTTGCTTTGCCGCCGAAGTAGGCTTAGCCGGTGAAATACGCCCTGTACAAAGAGTTGATCAACGAATTTTAGAAGCCGAAAAGCTCGGATTTAGCTCTATCTATGTTTCAAAAAACAATAAAATAGGGCTAAAAGACACCAAAATAGACGTACGCCTAGCCGCTCGAATTGAAGACGTTGTCAGCGATTTGTTCGGTTAA
- a CDS encoding aryl-alcohol dehydrogenase-like predicted oxidoreductase: MKYSNLPHTDIEVSKICLGTMTWGNQNTEDEGHKQMDYAVDQGITFFDTAELYPIPAHPDRHSVTEKIIGTWFKKNGNRDKVVLASKIAGKADMTKFIRTTGFSKDSIIEAVNGSLERLQTDYIDLYQLHWPERNTNYFGQRGYKHEITDHWEDNIHQVLETLRDLIREGKIRHVGISNESPWGTMRFLMESKVHVSLPRTITIQNPYSLLNRLFEVGLSEISIREKVGLLAYSPLGFGTLSGKYLGGMKPADGRITLFPQYTRYSGDNAVKATEKYHKLAQDNDLSLAQMALAFVNTRPFVTSNIIGATSMKQLEENIDSINIDLTDDVLKGIEEIHNQIPNPAP, from the coding sequence ATGAAGTACAGCAACCTACCCCATACTGATATTGAAGTAAGTAAAATTTGCTTAGGCACGATGACCTGGGGCAATCAAAATACTGAAGATGAAGGTCACAAGCAAATGGATTATGCCGTAGACCAAGGCATCACCTTCTTTGATACGGCAGAGTTATATCCTATTCCCGCGCATCCTGACAGGCATTCGGTTACCGAAAAAATAATCGGCACATGGTTCAAGAAAAATGGAAACAGAGATAAGGTTGTCTTGGCATCGAAAATAGCCGGTAAGGCAGACATGACCAAATTTATACGTACCACCGGGTTTTCAAAAGATTCTATAATCGAAGCTGTAAACGGAAGTCTTGAGCGATTGCAGACCGATTATATTGATCTCTATCAATTGCATTGGCCAGAAAGAAATACCAATTATTTCGGGCAAAGAGGTTATAAACATGAGATTACTGACCACTGGGAAGACAACATTCATCAAGTTTTGGAAACCTTACGCGACCTGATTCGCGAGGGTAAGATAAGGCATGTGGGCATTTCGAATGAATCGCCCTGGGGTACCATGCGCTTTTTAATGGAAAGTAAGGTGCATGTGAGCTTGCCACGTACAATCACCATTCAAAACCCATACAGTTTACTGAATCGTTTATTTGAAGTCGGTCTTTCGGAAATATCCATTCGTGAGAAAGTTGGGTTATTGGCCTATTCTCCATTGGGCTTTGGCACTTTGTCGGGTAAATACCTTGGCGGTATGAAACCTGCGGATGGTAGAATCACCCTTTTTCCTCAATACACGAGGTACAGTGGCGATAATGCCGTAAAGGCAACGGAAAAATACCACAAGTTAGCGCAAGACAACGATTTGTCGTTGGCTCAAATGGCCCTGGCTTTTGTGAATACCAGACCCTTTGTTACTAGCAATATAATTGGCGCTACTTCAATGAAGCAACTAGAGGAAAATATCGACAGTATCAATATTGATTTGACGGATGATGTGCTCAAGGGAATCGAAGAAATTCACAATCAAATACCTAACCCAGCTCCATAA
- a CDS encoding exodeoxyribonuclease-3, protein MKVVSYNVNGIRAAMKKGFIDWLIATDPDVICLQEIKAMKEQVDLTLFEAAGYPYNYWFSAQKKGYSGVAILSKTKPDQVVYGTGIDYMDFEGRNIRADFGDISVMSMYLPSGTNLARLEYKLTYMADFQKYADTLRMTNPNLIVLGDYNVCHKAIDIHDPVRNKNVSGFLPVEREWIGNFIKSGFIDSFRHFNEAPDNYTWWSYRANARVNNKGWRLDYGMVAETLRDRLMRSVILSEAKHSDHCPILIELEN, encoded by the coding sequence ATGAAAGTAGTATCATATAATGTAAATGGTATAAGGGCCGCCATGAAAAAAGGTTTTATAGATTGGCTTATTGCTACCGATCCTGATGTAATCTGTCTGCAAGAAATTAAGGCAATGAAAGAGCAAGTAGACCTAACTCTTTTTGAAGCGGCAGGGTACCCTTATAATTATTGGTTCAGTGCCCAAAAAAAAGGATATAGTGGAGTTGCTATTTTATCGAAAACAAAACCTGATCAGGTCGTCTACGGTACAGGTATCGATTATATGGATTTTGAAGGACGTAACATTCGTGCAGATTTCGGTGATATCTCTGTAATGAGTATGTACTTGCCTTCAGGCACGAACTTGGCAAGACTCGAGTATAAACTGACTTACATGGCCGATTTTCAAAAGTATGCAGATACCCTAAGGATGACGAACCCGAATTTAATTGTTTTGGGCGACTATAATGTTTGTCATAAAGCTATTGATATTCACGATCCAGTTCGTAATAAGAATGTCTCCGGATTTTTACCTGTCGAACGAGAATGGATCGGCAATTTTATTAAAAGTGGTTTCATTGACAGCTTCAGGCATTTTAATGAGGCCCCTGACAACTATACGTGGTGGAGTTATCGTGCCAATGCCCGGGTAAATAATAAAGGATGGAGGTTAGATTACGGTATGGTCGCTGAAACTTTGAGAGACCGATTGATGAGATCGGTAATTCTTTCAGAGGCAAAACATAGTGACCATTGCCCTATTTTAATAGAGCTTGAAAATTAA